The region CCAGCCGGGCAGGATCCGCTGCAGCGCGCCGTGCGCGAGCGCGTCGCGCACCAGCAAGGTCGGCAGCTGTACGATGCCGACGCCCGCCACGGCGGCCGCGCGCAACGCGGGCATGCCGCGCGTCACGAGCCGGGGATGGTGCAGGATCGTCGCGCGCGCGCCGTCCGGGCCGAGCAGGGTCCAGGCGTGATCGTCCTGCGGCGTGCCGAGCGCGAGGCTCGGCAGGTTCGCGAGATCGGCCGGCACGCGCGGCATGCCGGCCCGCGCCAGCAGGTCAGGGCTCGCGACCAGACACTGGCCGCGCTCGGCCAGCGCGCGCAGCACCAGATCGCTGTCCTCAAGCGGCGGCGGACGCACCCGGATCGCGACGTCGATCCCTTCGCCCACCACGTCCACGCGGCGATTGGTCTCTTCCAGATGGATCTCGACGTGCGGGCAGTGCGCCATGAACGCCGCGAGCATGTCGCCCACCAGCGTGTCGAGCAGCGCCACCGGGCAGGTCACCCGCACGATGCCGCGCGGCTCCGCGTGCAGCAGCGCGATCGCCTCGTCGGCCGCGTCCGCCTCGACCAGCATCGCGCGACAATGCGCGTAATAGGTCTGGCCGACATCCGTCACCGCGAAGCGGCGCGTCGAGCGCTGGATCAACCGCATCCCGATCCGTTCCTCGAGCAACGCGATCCGGCGGCTCAGCTTCGATTTCGGCAGGTTGAGCGCCCGGCCCGCCGGCGCGAAGCCGCCGTGGTCGACCACCTGCACGAAGTAGTAGAGGTCGTTGAGGTCTCGTGTCATTCATCGTTCACCAGATGGAACGCTGCGTGTGATTATTGCAGCCTACCGATTCCATCGTTCTGATTATATTGTTCTATTCATGGCGCGGGGCTTCCGCTCCGCCGGTGAACCCCACAGGAGAACCACATGAAGAAGATCGTCGGCGTGTACAGCGCACCGCGTTCGCATTGGGTCGGAGATGGTTTCCCGGTGCGCTCGATGTTCAGTTACGACAGCCATGGCGCGCACTTGAGCCCGTTCCTGCTGCTCGACTACGCGGGGCCGGCGCAGTTTCCGCCGGGCACCCATCGCCGCGGGGTCGGCCAGCATCCGCACCGCGGCTTCGAGACGGTGACCATCGTTTACGAGGGCGAGGTCGACCATCGCGACTCGACGGGCGCGGGCGGCCATATCGGGCCGGGCGACGTGCAGTGGATGACGGCGGCAGGCGGGATCCTGCACGAGGAGTTCCATTCGGAGCAGTTCACGCGGCAGGGCGGCACGCTCGAAATGGTGCAGCTGTGGGTGAACCTGCCGGCGAAGGACAAGCTCGCCGCGCCCGGTTATCAGACCCTGCTCGACACGCAGATTCCGTCGGTCGCGCTGCCGGACGAGGCAGGGCGGGTGCGCGTGATCGCGGGCGAGTTCGACGGGCATCGCGGCCCGGCGCGCACCCATACGCCGATGGACGTCTGGGACGT is a window of Burkholderia sp. FERM BP-3421 DNA encoding:
- a CDS encoding LysR family transcriptional regulator; this encodes MTRDLNDLYYFVQVVDHGGFAPAGRALNLPKSKLSRRIALLEERIGMRLIQRSTRRFAVTDVGQTYYAHCRAMLVEADAADEAIALLHAEPRGIVRVTCPVALLDTLVGDMLAAFMAHCPHVEIHLEETNRRVDVVGEGIDVAIRVRPPPLEDSDLVLRALAERGQCLVASPDLLARAGMPRVPADLANLPSLALGTPQDDHAWTLLGPDGARATILHHPRLVTRGMPALRAAAVAGVGIVQLPTLLVRDALAHGALQRILPGWAPRREIVHAVYASRRGLLPSVRALLDFLAQRFAALDPD
- a CDS encoding pirin family protein; protein product: MKKIVGVYSAPRSHWVGDGFPVRSMFSYDSHGAHLSPFLLLDYAGPAQFPPGTHRRGVGQHPHRGFETVTIVYEGEVDHRDSTGAGGHIGPGDVQWMTAAGGILHEEFHSEQFTRQGGTLEMVQLWVNLPAKDKLAAPGYQTLLDTQIPSVALPDEAGRVRVIAGEFDGHRGPARTHTPMDVWDVRLNQGGRARFEIAEGRTLALVVLRGTVLVNGAEIAREAQLVQLAREGDGVEIEANNDATLLLLSGEPIDEPIVGYGPFVMNSEAEIRQAVDDFNSGRFGRMPA